The Labeo rohita strain BAU-BD-2019 unplaced genomic scaffold, IGBB_LRoh.1.0 scaffold_288, whole genome shotgun sequence genome includes the window TTGTTCTTGTATTTGTCTTTCCATCTCTCTGAACATCTTACATGAGTAGTAACTCCCTCCGTTTGCTTTCACCATGTTGTCTATCTTCTGCAGTAGATCAGTCACCTGTGTTTGGTCTCCAGTCTCTTTATTATTGAACACATGGAATCTGTTTCCACATGATTCAATCAGCTGATTCAGAGCAGATCCAGGTTTTCCCAAACACTGTTCAATGGTTTTGTTCTTCAGATCATCTCCTCTGGTGAAGAGCACCATGGTGAACATTAATGATTTCTCTCCAAACGTCTCCTTGATGATCTCCACAGCTGTTGCCTCTTCTTTGGTGAATCTTTGTCCTAAATTGAGCACAATGATGAACACATGTGGTCCAGGCAGGATCATGGAGATGCAGTTGCTGATTTCTCTCTGTATTTCTTCATTAGTGAGTTCAGTAT containing:
- the LOC127160097 gene encoding GTPase IMAP family member 9-like, with amino-acid sequence MKDSQEASISSVSSTESEDDLRIVLLGKTGVGKSATGNTILGRKKFTAETSQESVTKECQRETAEINSRHITVIDTPGLFDTELTNEEIQREISNCISMILPGPHVFIIVLNLGQRFTKEEATAVEIIKETFGEKSLMFTMVLFTRGDDLKNKTIEQCLGKPGSALNQLIESCGNRFHVFNNKETGDQTQVTDLLQKIDNMVKANGGSYYSCKMFREMERQIQE